AGGGCTCCTCGACGGACTCCGGGTCGTGGGCGCCGCCGATCCGGAGGTTGACCACGTCGAGTCGGTCCAGGCCGAGGTGGCGGAGGTTGTCGTGCACGGCGTCACGCAGCTCCTGCGGCCCGCGCGCGGTGACCCAGCTCGTGTCCGGGGTGCGGCGGTAGCCGACCTTGGTGACGATCGTCAGGTTCTCCGGGTAGGGGTGCAGGGCCGCCTTGATGAGCTCGTTGACCACGTGCGGGCCGTAGTAGTCGCTGGTGTCGATGTGGTCCACGCCCAGCTCGACGGCGCGGCGCAGGACGGCCTTCGCGTTCTCCGGGTCGGCGGGCGGGCCGTAGACGGCGGCGCCGGCGAGCTGCATGGCGCCGTAGCCGACTCGGTTCAGGTTCAACATGGTGTCCACGATCGCTCTCCGCGATCACGCGGTGGACACGGGGCCGGACAGATCGAAAACGGCGGCACGTGCGCAGGTGTGTCCTTGCGCACGTGCCGCCGTCGCGTGGTGGAGCTGTGGGGGTCAGCGGCCCTGGTTGGCCACGGCCTTGATCGCGTCGGCCGCCGCGTCCGGGTCGAGGTACTGGCCGCCCGGCTTGAGCGGCTGGAGCTCTTCGTCCAGGTCGTAGCGCAGCGGGATGCCGGTGGGGATGTTCAGGCCCGCGATGGCCTCGTCCGAGACGCCGTCGAGGTGCTTGACGAGGGCGCGCAGCGAGTTGCCGTGCGCGGCGACGAGGACCGTCTTGCCCGTGCGCAGGTCCGGCACGATGGCGGACTCCCAGTACGGGATCATCCGCTTGACCACGTCGAGCAGGCACTCGGTGAGCGGCAGGTCCGGGCCGAGGTCCGCGTAGCGCGGGTCCGCGTCCTGGCTGAACTCCGTGCCGGGCGCGATCGGCGGCGGCGGGGTGTCGTACGAGCGGCGCCAGAGCATGAACTGCTCCTCGCCGAACTCGTCCAGGGTCTGCTTCTTGTTCTTGCCCTGGAGGGCGCCGTAGTGGCGCTCGTTCAGCCGCCAGTCCCGGCGGACCGGGATCCAGTGCCGATCGGCCGCGTCGAGGGCGAGGTTGGCGGTGCCGATCGCCCGCCGCAACAACGACGTGTGCACCACATCGGGCAGCACGCCCGCTTCGCGAAGCAGCACGCCGCCGCGCGTCGCCTCCTTCACGCCCTTCTCCGAGAGGGGGACGTCCACCCAACCGGTGAACAGGTTCTCCGCGTTCCACACGCTCTCGCCGTGGCGGAGCAGCACCAGGGTTCCGACAGCCATGGCCGTCAGCCTGCCAGATGAGCCTGCCCTGTTCACGCGGGTGGTCACTGTGACCTTGATCGGTGCAGCTCCAGGCACCCGGAAAGGCTCCGGAAACGGGACGGCTCCGGGCCAGGCCGTGATCGGCCCGGCCCGGAACGACCTCGACGGTCGGTCAGCCGCCCAGGTTGCCGAGGCCGCCGCCACCGCCCAGACCACCGAGGCCGCCGCCACCGAGGGCGCCACCGCCCACGCCGGACAGGAACCCGTTGAGCAGCGGGCTGACGATCGGCACGCCCTGGACGCCGGCGAGGCCACCGAGGGGCGACTTCTGGTCGACGGAGGGGACCGACTTCGACAGCTGGTCCAGCTCACTGGGGGACGCGTTGGCCCCCGGTGCCAAGAGCAGGACGACAGCAGTGGCGCCGACCGCGACGGCCAGCTTTCCGAGCATGCGCATGCGTATGTTCTCCGATGTGTGGATGCGTGTTTTGCACCCGACATGGTTGTGACAACCCGCCCATCCGGCACGGCAAGCAGCCGACAACAACACCATCGAGTGGCAATCACACCCATCCGCGCAAGATCGTCCGCGCGATGCGGTGAACCCGTGGATCAGGCCGGTGAGCTGGCCTCACGTGCCCGGAGGTCCTTGCGGAGGATTTTCCCGGAGGCGGACTTCGGGATCGCCTCGATGAATTCCACCACCCGCACCTTCTTGTGCGGCGCGACCTGGGACGCGACGAACTCCATCACGCCGGCCGCGTCGAGCGACGCATTCGGCTGGAGGACGACGAATGCCTTCGGCACTTCCTCACCGTCGTCGTCACGCACCCCCACAACGGCGGCGTCCGCGATTTCCGGGTGGGTCAGGAGCAGGGCTTCCAGCTCGGCCGGCGGCACCTGGTAGCCCTTGTACTTGATCAGCTCTTTGACCCGGTCCACAATGCTGACCAGACCGTCCGAGTCGATCACCGCCACGTCACCCGTGTGCAGCCAGCCGTCCTCGTCCAACGTCACGGCCGTGGCGTCCGGGTTGTTCAGGTACCCCTTCATCACGTTCGGCCCGCGGCACAGGAGTTCGCCTCGTTCGCCGACGCCGACGTCCTCGCCGGTCGCCGGGTCGACGAAGCGGCACTCCATGTTCGGCACGATCACGCCGACCGTGCCCACCGAGATGTCGTCACGGCTGTCCGGGATCGCGTGGCTGACCGGGCTCATCTCCGTCATCCCGTAGCCCTGCGACACCCGGCACCCGAGGCGCTTGGCGACGGCCGCCGCGAGGTCCACGTCCAGTGGCGCGGCGCCGGAGAAGATCGTGTCGACGCCGGACAGGTCGTACTGGTCGACCAACGGGTGCTTCGCCAACGCCACCGCCACCGGCGGCGCGATGTACACCCGGTCGGTCCGGTGGTCCTGGATCACCCGCAGGAACTCCGGCAGGTCGAACTTCGGCAGCGTCACCACCGTCGCGCCGACGTGCAGGCCGTTGTTCATGAGCACCTGCATGCCGTAGATGTGGAAGAACGGCAGCACGGCGAGGATCTTCGTCTCGGGACCGACGGCCAGCATCGGCCCGCACTGGACGATGTTCGCCACCAGGTTCCGGTGCGTCAGCATCACGCCCTTGGCGCGGCCGGTCGTCCCGGACGAGTACGGCAGCACGGCCACGTCCTCGGCCGGGTCGACCGACACCGTCGGCACCGGCTCGGTGTTGGCCAGCAACGACGACAGGTTCGGGTAACCCTCGGCCTGGTCCAGCACGACGACGTCGGAGATGCCGGCCTTCTCGGCGCCCGGCGCGGCGTTGGGCAGCAGCACGGACACCGTGAAGAGCATCTTCGCGCCCGCGTCGGCCAGCTGGTGCGCGACCTCGTCCGCCGTGTACAGGGCGTTGATGGTGGTCGCGGTGGCGCCGGCGCGCAGGATGCCGTGGAACACGACGGCGTAGTACGGGGTGTTCGGGCTGAGGATGCCGATGACGTCGCCCTTGCCGATCCCCCTGGCGGCCAGCGCGGCGGCCAGCCGGTCGACCGCGCCGGCCAGTTGGCCGTACGTCAGCGACGCGCCCGAGGTGCCGTCGACCAGCGCGACCCGGTCGACCCGGTCGCCGAGGTCCGCGAACAACAGCTCGTGCAGCGAGACGTCCGGGACCGCGACATCGGGGAACGGACTGCGGAAGACCATGCGGCTGCCTCATTCATCCGGGGGCCGTGATCCCGTCATCGTGAGTCAAGCCACACCGCCGGTCAAGGCCGGCGATGATCACCCACAGCGTTACTTAATTCGGCTAAGAACAACACGAATGGACTAGCGCCGGCTCTTGTGGTGATCGCCGACGATCTGCCAAGTTGGCAGGGCCTCGCGGGTCGGCTCCCACGCACTCAGACGACCGGCGCGGCACGAACCGCGGCTTGCCATCCCCCCGTCGGGCCGCGGCCCGCTTTGGAAAACCGGGCTCCCCCCGCCCGGCTCCACCGCAGCGGGGACTGTCGCGGGGCGGCTTGAGCTCGTGAATCCCCCTCTCTCCCAAGCCGCCCCGCGCTCCCGCGCGATGTTGCTCTCAGTAGACTTTTCGCCAGGAACGGCTACCCCGATAGGGCTACGGGGTCGCGGTCGTGACTGCGGGTTTCGCGGCTGCCCTCCGCCGCCGACGCCACCACAGGTACCCGAACGCCGGCACGCCGAGCACCACCGCGAACGGCAGCACGCCGCCCAGCACCACCAGCAGCCAGCTGAACGCCGCCAGCAACGCCTTCCAGCCACCGGCGAACGCGCTCAGGAAGTCGTCCTCCTCCTCCACCACGACCGCCAGCGCGCGCTGCGACGACATGACGACCGTCAACGTCGACATGGCGACTTGGCCCTTCAGCGTCTCGTACCGCCGCTGCAACGACTCCAGCTCGGACTGCCGCTTGGTCAGCTCGGCCTCGATGTCGGTGATCTCCGACGTGGTGGAAGCCCGGTCCAGCAGCCCGCGCACCCGCTCGACACTGGCCCGCTGGTTGGCCAACCGGGCCTCGATGTCCACGACCTGCTCGGTCACGTCCTCGGTCTGCAACTCACGCCGGCTGACCTCGACGCCGTCCAGCCGGCCGATGGACTCCAGCACCGGGTCCAGCCGGTCGCCGGGCACCTTCAACGTCACCGAAGCGGTCTGCGCCTGCGACTTCTCCTGCGCCGAGTACCCGCCCTCCGCAATGGCCAGGCCCTTGACCTGCGCCAACACCGCGGTGACGTCCGTCGCGCGCAAATCGATCGTCGCGGTGCGCACGAGCTGCCGGTTCTGCTGCGCCGACGAACCCGCCTGCTGCGCCTCGCCGGACCCGGCCTTGCCGGCGGACTCCTGCTTCGGTGTCCCGCCGCCCGGCTGCTGCTGCGCCGCCTGGGGCGCGGCCATGTCCGCCGACGACCCCGACGACATGTCCGATCCGCACCCGGCCAGCGCCACCACCGCGAACGCGGCGACCGCCAACCCCACCCGTCTGCCCACTTGCCCTCCCTCGGTTCACCGGTGGGACGGGACGCGGGCTCACCGCAGTTGCGCGGGCGCGATCACGATTCGGACACCAGATGGCGGAACGCCTGGAGGTTGGCCAGCGACTCGCCGCGCGAGACCCGCCAGTCCCACTCGCGCTGGATGGCGCCGGCGAACCCGATCTCCAGCAGCGTGTTGAAGTCGCCGTCGGCCGCCTCGACCACCTGCCCGAGCACGCGGTCCAGCTCGTCGGGCGTCACGGCGTGCGGCGCGACCCGGCCGACCAGGTAGATGTCACCGGTCGTGTCGATCGTGTAGTGCACGCCGTACAGCTTCGCGTTGCGCCGCAACAGGAACCGGTAGACGGCCTCGTGCGCCTCGTCGGGCTTGCGGCACACGAACGCCTCCACCACCAAGGCGTGCCTGCCGGCCACGAGCCAGCAGTTCGTCTGGAGCTTCTTCGTGCCGGGGAGGGTCACGAAGTACCGGCCCGGCCCCTTGCGGTCGTAGTCCAGCCCGCGTTCGTCCAAAGTGGACCGGATGACGTCGTCCAAGCCGTCCGGGCCCTGGTCCGGTTCCCCGCTCAAGCGAACACCTCCTCGCGGAACACATCGCGTGCCTCGGCGTACCCGGCGAGGAGTGAATCCGTCGTCCGGTCCCACGAGAACCGGCGGGCATGGCCGACGGCGTTGCCGGCCAGCTCCTCCCGGTACCCGGGGTGCAGCACGATGTCGGACAACGCCCGCGCCCACGGCTCCGCGTCGTGGCCGTCGACCAGCGCGCCGGACACACCGTCCCGAACGGCCACCGGCAGCCCGCCGACGGACGCCGCGACGACCGGCGTGCCGCACGCCTGCGCCTCCAGCGCGACCAGGCCGAACGACTCGTTGTAGCTGGGCACGGCGACCACGTCGGCCGCCTGGTACACCCGCGCCAGCGCCGCGCCGCCCTGCGGGGGCAGGAACCGCACCACGTCGGAGATCCGCAGTTCCGCCGCGAGCCGGATCAGCTGGTCGGGCGTCTTCATGCCCGAACCGGACGGCCCGCCGACGATCAGGACCACCAGCCGCGACCGCAGCCCCGGGTCGCGCGCGACCATCTCGGCGGCGGCGCGCAGCAGCACGTCCGGCGCCTTCAACGGCTGGATGCGCCCCACGAACGCGAGCACGAGCGACTCCGGCGCCAGCCCCAACGCGGACCGCGCGGCCTCCCGGTCACCGGGCCGGAACCGCTCCAGGTCCACGCCCGGCGGCACGACCAGCACCTTCGCCGGGTCCGCGTCGTACAGCTTGATCAGCTCGGTGGCTTCGACATCGGTGTTGGCCACCAGCCGGTCCGCCTCGGTGACCACCTGCTCCTCGCCGATCACCCGCATCCGGGGCTCCGGCATGTCGGACGCGGCCAGCGCCAGGTTCTTCACCTTCGCCAGGGTGTGCGCGGTGTGCACGAGCGGCACGGCCCAGCGTTCCCGGGCCAGCCAGCCGACCTGCCCGGACAGCCAGTAGTGCGAGTGGACGACGTCGTAGTGGCCGGGCTCGTGCCGTGCCTCGGCGCGCAGCACGCCCGCGGCGAACGCGCAGAGCTGGCCGGGCAGCTCCTCCTTGCCCAGACCCTCGAACGGGCCGGCCACCACGTGCCGGACCTTCACGCCCGGCGCGAGTTCGGCGACCGGCGGCAGGTCGGACGAGGTGGCCCGGGTGAAGATCTCCACCTCGATGCCGCGCTGCGCCATCCGCGTCGCGGTCTGCACGATGTAGACGTTCATGCCGCCCGCGTCGCCCGTGCCGGGCTGCTCCAGCGGCGAGGTGTGCACGGAGAGCACGGCGACCCGCTTCACCGGGAGACCTCCGCGACGAAGCCGGCCAGGTCCGCGGCGAAGCGTTCGGGCTGTTCGAGGAACGGGGAGTGTGCCGTCCGTTCGTAGCGGCGCAAGTCGGCTCCGGGGATCATGGCTGCCGCGAACTCGCCGGCGGCCGGGTCGACCACCTCGTCGGCGGTGCCGTGCACCACCAGTGTCGGCTTGTCGACCGACTTCAGCACGGCGGCGCTCTCGACGTCACGCTCGAACATCTCGCGGCGCACCCTCGGCGGGACGCGCAGGGCCGTGCCCAGCAGGCGTTGCACCAGCTCACCGGGCAGGCCGGGCGCCTGGTCGCGGCAGAACTCGGTCAACGCCGGCGCCGCCACCGCCGGGTCCTCCGACAGCGAGTCGGCCAGCGTGGCCTTCGACAACCGGCCGGTGACCCCGCCGGGCCGGTCCTTGCCCAGCTCGGTGATCGCGCCGACCAGCACCAGCCCGGACACCCCCGCCGTGCCGTGCGCGCGCAGGTAGTCGGTGATCACCAGCCCGCCGTAGGACCAGCCGACCAGCACCGCCGGCCTGCCGACGTGGTCGAGCACCGCTCTCAGGTCGGCGGCCCAGGCGGCCGACTCGCGGTAACCGCCCTCGGTGATCTCCGAGTTGCCATGACCACGCAGGTCGAGCGCGTACGAGCGGTACGACGGATCAGGCGGCCACACCTCCCCGGACTGGGCCCAACCGTGCACCAGCACGACCGCCGGGGCGTCCACCGGGCCCGACTCACGGACCGCCAGCCGGACGCCCTCGGCGTCGAGGAGAGTGTTCTGCACGATCTAGCTCAACGCTGTGGTCAGCCAGTCGCTTCCCGTCACAACCGAATTTGTGTCACAACGCGGACATGCTCTGCCATTGGGACCAAGGGATCTGCCAGTCGTACCAGTCGAACTGCGGCGGCAGCGTGGTGATCGAGCCGGTGACCTCGACCGGGTCACCCACGAGCGCGCTGTCGTAGTACGCCTTGGCGTCCGCCTCCAGCAGGTTCGCGCAGCCGTGCGAGGTGTTGTTCGTGCCGATGTTCGCGGCGTTGTCGTTGTTCTCGTGGATGAACTCGCCGTGGTTGGAGAACCGCACCGACCACTTCTTCACGACGTTGGTGTAGCCGTACTGGGGGTTGTCGAAGCTCCACGTGTCGAACTTCTGCATCACGACGAACGTGCCGTTCGGCGTGGCCAGGTTCGGGTCCGCGTCCTTGCCGAACGACGCTGGGTAGGACGCCACGGTCTGCCCGTCGCGCTGCACCACGAGCTGGTGCGACGGCGTGTCGATCTTCACGAGCTGGTGGCGGCCGATGGTGAAGTCGCTGGTCACGTCCGCGCGGCCGAACGCGCCGCCGCCGTAGGGGACGCCGTAGAGCTTCGCCTCGACGTGGATCTGGGTGTTCGCGGGCCAGTACTTCTCCGGCCGGTAGTGGACCTCGCGCGAGCTCAGCCACGCCCAGCTGCCCTGCACGCCCGCCGAGTTGGTGACGGTCAGCGCCTTCTCCACGGTGGCCCGGTCGGCGACGTCCGCGTCGAACTCGACCTTGATCGGGACCGCGACGCCCATCGTCTGGTTGTCGCCGGGGAACAGCGTGGCGCGCACCTGGACGGCCGGGTTGATCGTGGTGAACGCGCCCTTGAGGTCGACCGGCCTGCCGTCGGTGCCGGTGACCCGGCCCGCGTACGTGTAGGTCTTGCCGTAGCCCAGCGGCTCGGTGCTCGACCACGACTTCTTGTCGTCGGCGATCTTGCCCTTGACCGGCGTGCCCTCGGGGTTGGTGAGCGCGACCTCGTCGATGACGCCTTCGGCCACGGTGACCTGCGCCGGCACGTTCACCGGGACGTCGGCCGCACCGTCGGCGGGCGCGGTGGTGACCTTCGCCACGGGCGGGTTGTCGCCGCCCACCGGCTTGGCCGTGCCCTGTTCCACTTTCGCCGAGCAGCCGGCCACCAGGGCCAAGCCGATCAGCAGCGCCGCCACTGTCCTGTGCACGTTACGACCTCCTGATCGAAGGACGTTCCACGCGGCTTCCGGTGCGAGTGATCTGCGTCACACACATAGGATCACCTGCGTGAACCGTCCTATCGCAGTCGTGACCGGGGCCAGCGCGGGAATCGGTGAGGCCACCGCCCGCAGGCTCGCCGCCGAGGGATTCGAAGTGGTGCTCGGCGCCCGGCGAATCGACCGCCTCCAGGCTATCGCGGACGACATCGGGGGCACGGCCGTCGAGCTGGACGTCACGTCCGCGCCGTCCGTGGCGGCGTTCCTGGATGCCGTCCCCGCCGTGAACGTGCTGGTCAACAACGCCGGCGGCGCGCGTGGCATGGCCACCGTGGCGGAAGCCGACGAGGAGCACTGGCGGTGGATGTGGGAGACGAACGTCCTCGGCACGCTGCGGATCACCAAGGGCCTGCTGCCGAAGCTCATCGCCTCCGGTGACGGGCACGTGGTCACGGTGACGTCGGTCGCCGCCTTCGAGGCCTACGACAACGGCTCCGGGTACACGTCGGCCAAGCACGCGCAGTCGGCGCTGCACCGGACGCTGCGCGGCGAGCTGCTCGGGCAGCCGGTGCGGGTGACCGAGATCCTGCCGGGCATGGTGGAGACCGACTTCTCCGTCAACCGGTTCGACGGCGACGCCGAGCGGGCCGCCGCCGTCTACCAGGGCGTGACCCCGTTGACCGCGGACGACGTGGCGGACGTGATCGCGTTCGCGGTGACCAGGCCGGCGCACGTGAACCTCGACCAGATCGTGCTCAAGCCCCGGGCACAGGCGTCGGCAACCCGCGTGCACCGGGCGTGAGCAGGTCGACGTCGAGCTGGTCCAGCACCGGGCGGATGGGGTTGGCGAAGCCGCGCCGCGGGCTGCCGCCGCAGTAGAGGCCGACCACGAGGTTGGCGTCGTCGAGCAGGACGGCGCCCGAGTCGCCGTGGTCGGCGAACCCCGGCGTCTCGACCCTGATCTGGTCGTACAGGGTGCGGACGCCGAGGCCGACGCCGAAGTCCAGCCTGATCGCGGCGTCCGTGGAGGCGACCACGCCTTCGGTGACGGCCGTCGTCCGGCCGCGCTTGCGCACCCGTTGGCCGATCCGGGCCTCGGCCTGGCCCAGGACGGGACCGAGTTCGACCACGTCCAGCTGCACGCACGGCGTGGTGAGCATGATCGCGGCGGCGTCCACCGCGCCGGACAGGGCGGCCCGCGCCAACGCGCCGACGCGGTCGTGCACCGGGTGCCCGCCGTCGACCCGGGACGGGTGCACCATCGGGTCCCCGACCGCCCAGGCGTCGTCCACGCACGCCACGTGGAACGACGTCAACGCCATCACCATGTGCCGGCGGCGCGGCGTGACGAACGCGCCCAACGTCCCGGCGACCACGTAGTCGTCGACTTCGGGGACGTCCGGCGGCACGAACCGGATCGCCCGGCTCGGCCCGATCCCGATCCCGCCCAGCAGCAGCTCGTGCCGCTCCGCCCCGCTCACGCCTTCAGGTGACGCGATGGTGTGGTGCGGCGAGAACGAGTCCTCGACCACGTCGGTCGGCACGCCCAGCACGTCCGGCGGGATGGCGAACTGGGCGGCCGGGCCCTTGCGGCGGACGAACACCACGATGGCCGGCACACCCGTCGCCCTGCCGCCGACGGTCTTCTCACCGAGGTCGACACCCACCACACCGGGCCGGCTCAGGAAGTCGTCCTCAACCAGCTTCTTGATCGGCCTGATCGCCGCTCGCTCGTCGTCCGGGTAGGCCATGGCGACCTCCAACGGGTGCCCCTACCTCCATGAAACGCGCGCAGTGAGGTTTCGTCACACCCAGTCACCCATTCGGCTGTTCGGCCGACACGGTGGAGGGGTTCAGCGCAGGTCGCAGGCCACCAACACCGGTTCCGGGCGCAGCTCCACGCCGAACGCCGTCCGCACCCCGTCACGCACCTCGCGCGCCAGGTCCAGCAAGTCCTCGGTCGACGCCCCGCCGCGATTCGTCAACGCCAGGGTGTGCTTGCCCGACAACGCCACCCGGCCGCCCGGCCCGCGATACCCGCGGTGGAAGCCGGCGCGTTCGATCAGCCACGCCGCCGACAGCTTCGAGAACCCGGCGCCCGCCGGGTACGTCGGCACGTCCACGTGCGACCCGAGCCGCTCGGCGATCCGGATCAGCACCCCGGTCAACGTCGAGTCGTCCACCATCGGGTTGGTGAAGAACGAGCCCGCGCTCCACGTGTCGTGGTCCGTCGCGTCCAGCACCATGCCCTTGCCGCGCCGCAGTTCCAGCACCGCCTTGCGGGCCGCGTCAGCGGGCACCCGGTCGCCCTGGGTCACACCCAGCACCCGTGCCAGCTCGGCGTACCGGATCGGCGCGGACTGACCGCCCGCCGTCAGCGCGAAGCGGGCCCGCAGCACCACCGCGTGGTCCGTGCCCTTCAGCACGCTCGTCCGGTAGGCCAGCCCGAGCCCGTCCGCGGGCACCTGGTGCACCCGGCCGGTGCGGCGGTCCAGCAGGTCGACCGAGGTCAGGACCTGCGCCACCTCCACGCCGTACGCGCCGACGTTCTGCACGGGCGTGGCGCCGACCAGGCCGGGGATGCCGGACAGGCACTCCAGCCCGCCCAGGCCCTGCGCCACGGCCTCCGCGACGACCGAGTCCCAGTCCTCGCCCGCCTCCACGGTGAGCTGCACCAGCCCGTCGCCCAACGGGTCGAGCCGACGACCGGCCGTGCCGACCTGCACCACCGTGCCGGCGAACCCGGCGTCCGCGACCACGAGGTTCGACCCGCCGCCGAGCAGCAACAACGGCTCACCGGACGCGTCCAACGCGCGCACGGTCTCGACCAGCTCGGCGGCCGTGGTGGCGCGCGTGAACCTCGCCGCGGGGCCACCGAGCCGGAGCGTGGTGCACTCGGCCAGCGGCACACGGGTACTGGAGGGCGGGGTTGTCACGACCGTGAACGGTAGCCTCCGCGACATGGCACGCCGCATCGAGCACCGAACCACGTCCCGCCGGCCCGCGCGGGACGTGTACGCAGCGCTGGTGGACGAGACGTACCTGCGCGAACGGCTGGACGCGCTGGGTGGCACGGACCCGAGGCTGGTCGCCTTCACGACCACCGAGACGAGCACGTCGTACCAGCTCAGGCAGGGTGTGCCGGCCGACAAGCTGCCGTCGGTGGCACGCGGTCTGCTCGGCGGCGACCTCGTCATCGACCGCGCCGAGTCCTGGACCGAGGCCGGTTACGCGGGCACGGTCGAGGTCACGTTGAACGGCGTTCCGGGCCGTTTGGACGGCACGATCACGCTCGCCGACACCGCGAGTGGGAGTGAACTCACCCTCACGGGTCAGGTGAAGGTCGGCATCCCGCTCATGGGCGGCAAGCTGGAGACGTTGATCGCCGAGCAGGTCGCCCTGCTGCTGGACAAGGAAACCGAGTTCACCGCCGAATGGCTCGATCGCCACGCCTAGCCGCGGGCCGGGCGCGCGCGCTCGGCCTGCCCACGAGAGGCACCACCAACCCGAACCGCCTGCGCCGGGTCGACCGGTGGGTCGCGCACGCCTACCGCGACCTGCTGCTCTCCCACGACCAGCCGCTGGTGGTGGACCTCGGCTACGGGTCGTCGCCCATCACCACGGTCGAGCTGGCGTCCCGGCTGGGCAAGGTCAGCCCGGACGTCCGGGTGCTGGGCCTGGAGCTGGATGCGGACCGGGTCGCCGCGGGCAAGGAGGTCGCCGACCCGCCGCGGCTGGACTTCCGGCGCGGCGGGTTCGAGCTGGCCGGCGCCCGCCCGGTGCTGCTGCGCGCGTTCAACGTGCTGCGCCAGTACACCGAGGAGCAGGCGGCGGAGGCGTGGGACACCATGGTCGGCCGCCTCGCGCCGGGCGGGGTGTTGGTGGAGGGCACGTGCGACGAGATCGGCCGCCGCTGCTGCTGGGTCGCGTTGACCGCCGAGGGGCCGCGGACGTTCACCCTGTCGTGCCTGCCCGCCGATCTGGAAACGCCGAGCGACCTGGCCGAACGGCTGCCGAAGGCCTTGATCCACCACAACGTGCCGGGCGAGAAGGTGCACGCGCTGCTCAGCGAACTGGACGCGTGCTGGGCGACGTCCGCCCCGTTCGCCCCCTACGGGCCGCGCGCTCGCTGGGTGGAGTCGGTCCGGCTGCTGGCCGCGCGCGGCTGGCCGGTGCTGGACGACCGGAAGCGCTGGCGGCTCGGCGAGGTCACCATGTCGTGGGATGTCGTGAGTCCCTAGGCTTCGCGGCGTGGACCATGCCTATTTCGTGCAGCAGTTGAGGATCCAGTACGCCGCACTCCGGGAC
This is a stretch of genomic DNA from Saccharothrix ecbatanensis. It encodes these proteins:
- a CDS encoding UDP-N-acetylmuramate dehydrogenase — protein: MSRRLPFTVVTTPPSSTRVPLAECTTLRLGGPAARFTRATTAAELVETVRALDASGEPLLLLGGGSNLVVADAGFAGTVVQVGTAGRRLDPLGDGLVQLTVEAGEDWDSVVAEAVAQGLGGLECLSGIPGLVGATPVQNVGAYGVEVAQVLTSVDLLDRRTGRVHQVPADGLGLAYRTSVLKGTDHAVVLRARFALTAGGQSAPIRYAELARVLGVTQGDRVPADAARKAVLELRRGKGMVLDATDHDTWSAGSFFTNPMVDDSTLTGVLIRIAERLGSHVDVPTYPAGAGFSKLSAAWLIERAGFHRGYRGPGGRVALSGKHTLALTNRGGASTEDLLDLAREVRDGVRTAFGVELRPEPVLVACDLR
- a CDS encoding DUF2505 domain-containing protein, with product MARRIEHRTTSRRPARDVYAALVDETYLRERLDALGGTDPRLVAFTTTETSTSYQLRQGVPADKLPSVARGLLGGDLVIDRAESWTEAGYAGTVEVTLNGVPGRLDGTITLADTASGSELTLTGQVKVGIPLMGGKLETLIAEQVALLLDKETEFTAEWLDRHA
- a CDS encoding class I SAM-dependent methyltransferase, yielding MARSPRLAAGRARALGLPTRGTTNPNRLRRVDRWVAHAYRDLLLSHDQPLVVDLGYGSSPITTVELASRLGKVSPDVRVLGLELDADRVAAGKEVADPPRLDFRRGGFELAGARPVLLRAFNVLRQYTEEQAAEAWDTMVGRLAPGGVLVEGTCDEIGRRCCWVALTAEGPRTFTLSCLPADLETPSDLAERLPKALIHHNVPGEKVHALLSELDACWATSAPFAPYGPRARWVESVRLLAARGWPVLDDRKRWRLGEVTMSWDVVSP